The DNA sequence CCTGGTGGGCCTCGGCGCCGGCCTGCTCAACACCAGCGTGTTTCACGCCATCAGCTCCGTCTACCACCTGAATCCCGCCGCCACCCTCACGCTGGCTGGCGCCCTGTACGGTCTCGGCGCCATGACCTGTGCTTTGTTTGTCGCGGGCACCTTTTTTGTCTACAACGTGGCCAGCGTCCTGATCCTTCTGGCCCTCCTCCCCGCTTTTGCCGCCGTGGTCTACTATCGCGCCAAACTGCCGGACGAACCCATCGTGCAGCAGGTGACCTGGACCCGCGCGTTGCAGGACTTCCGTAGTCCGGCGGCGATTCTTTTTGCGCTGCTACTGTTCTTCCAATCGGGCAGCGAAGGGGCACTGGCCGGCTGGTTGGCGCTGTTCCTCACCCAGCGGCTGGGCGCCAGTCCGGTTACGTCCCTGTTTCTGTTGGCTTTGTACTGGTTTGCCCTGCTCACGGGCCGGGTCGCCGCGCAGTGGCTGCTGCCGCGCGTCCGCCACGCGCGCCTGCTGGCCTTGGCTACGCTGGCCCCGATGTTCGCGTGCGTTGTACTGTTTTCCACCAACAATCTCTTTGGCGCGACAGTGGGTGTTCTTCTGGCTGGCGGCGGATTCTCGGTCATCCTTCCCCTCGTGGTGGAGAAGATCGGCGACCGGTTCCCGTATTTCCACCCTGGCTTCTTCAGCGGGATCTTTTCGATTGCGAGCACCGGCAGCCTGCTGGCCCCGGCATCGCTCGGCTATCTCGCTCACTTCTACGGCGTGGGTGTCGTGATGGGGCTGCCCTTGGCGGGGTCGATCATGGTGGTGTTCCTGATCATTCTGATCATGCTCGAGGCGCGGCTGTCCAGCCCGCGCAAGGCCTGATCCTAGACGGACTTGAAGATCAGGAACGCATAGACGAGCAGGAATCCGTACAGCGCCTTATACTCCCGATTGCGCAGGTAG is a window from the uncultured Paludibaculum sp. genome containing:
- a CDS encoding MFS transporter — encoded protein: MARRGISGLFLSGTLMAFLGSILLAWRHHIDPNYLHIGTLFLLQNLGMLVAPVLAAPLLRKRGIRFVMTLACVLACCAMLLLAAFSPPSPFYWQLIGLFLVGLGAGLLNTSVFHAISSVYHLNPAATLTLAGALYGLGAMTCALFVAGTFFVYNVASVLILLALLPAFAAVVYYRAKLPDEPIVQQVTWTRALQDFRSPAAILFALLLFFQSGSEGALAGWLALFLTQRLGASPVTSLFLLALYWFALLTGRVAAQWLLPRVRHARLLALATLAPMFACVVLFSTNNLFGATVGVLLAGGGFSVILPLVVEKIGDRFPYFHPGFFSGIFSIASTGSLLAPASLGYLAHFYGVGVVMGLPLAGSIMVVFLIILIMLEARLSSPRKA